One part of the Actinomycetota bacterium genome encodes these proteins:
- a CDS encoding glycosyltransferase family 4 protein, with amino-acid sequence MGDVRPSVAMVLSNDGSADPRVEKEARALVDAGWDVTVVAWDRSQTLPAKETRAGGWRLHRVGPVARHGAGLGNLDAYQRFWSGATDAVADLAPHVVHCHDADAIPVGTRAVRRLDGAHLVVDLHELYAQSKMIPQRGWKGIAARGAVKSYERRGVRRSSLVVVANPGQVSLVAGLAEDDPRLAIVENAPERDRFEPASRQREAGDPFKVCFIGQKRSVSQLEALMRAIEPHADMSALLAGGGTAADDIERLGTRYERVETRGRVAYDEIPALYEGCDVVYAVYDTTYGNYRTHFPVKAMEGMALGVPVLVSKGTWVADYVEQHGIGLAVREGDPDGIADALVRLRDDPDEAARMGERGRGIVDAGLNWEAASARLIRAYEGLRP; translated from the coding sequence ATGGGTGACGTGCGTCCCTCCGTCGCGATGGTGCTCTCGAACGACGGTTCCGCCGACCCGCGGGTGGAGAAGGAAGCCCGTGCGCTCGTCGACGCGGGATGGGACGTGACCGTGGTCGCGTGGGACCGCTCGCAGACCCTCCCCGCCAAGGAGACACGCGCCGGTGGTTGGCGACTCCACCGAGTCGGGCCGGTCGCGCGTCATGGAGCGGGCCTGGGCAACCTCGATGCATACCAGCGGTTCTGGTCGGGGGCGACGGATGCCGTCGCGGATCTCGCTCCCCATGTCGTGCACTGCCACGACGCCGACGCCATCCCGGTCGGCACGCGAGCCGTGCGGCGACTCGATGGGGCGCATCTGGTCGTGGACCTGCACGAACTATATGCGCAAAGCAAGATGATCCCCCAGCGAGGCTGGAAAGGCATTGCGGCACGCGGGGCTGTGAAGTCGTACGAGCGCCGTGGCGTGCGCAGGTCTTCCCTCGTCGTCGTTGCGAACCCCGGACAGGTGTCTCTCGTCGCGGGTCTTGCCGAGGACGATCCACGGCTTGCGATAGTCGAGAACGCCCCCGAGCGCGATCGTTTCGAGCCCGCTAGCCGTCAGCGCGAGGCCGGCGATCCGTTCAAAGTCTGTTTCATCGGCCAGAAGCGAAGCGTGTCGCAGCTCGAGGCGCTCATGAGGGCGATCGAGCCGCACGCCGACATGAGCGCGCTGCTTGCAGGCGGAGGCACGGCGGCCGACGATATCGAACGGCTGGGAACCCGGTACGAGCGCGTCGAGACGCGCGGTCGGGTCGCCTACGACGAGATTCCCGCGCTCTACGAGGGATGCGATGTGGTCTATGCCGTCTACGACACGACGTACGGCAACTACCGGACGCACTTCCCGGTGAAAGCCATGGAGGGCATGGCGCTCGGCGTGCCGGTGCTCGTATCGAAAGGCACGTGGGTTGCTGACTACGTCGAGCAGCATGGCATCGGTCTTGCGGTCCGGGAGGGCGACCCCGACGGCATCGCGGACGCCCTTGTCCGGCTGCGCGACGATCCCGACGAGGCGGCACGCATGGGCGAGCGCGGCCGGGGAATCGTGGATGCGGGACTGAACTGGGAGGCCGCCTCGGCGCGCCTCATACGAGCCTACGAGGGTCTGCGCCCGTAG
- a CDS encoding glycosyltransferase — protein MTRPADSASLRGLVFTRQFPNPSQPHRGTFVVEQMRATDTDVAWRAIAPVPWVPRALSGVSGRPYVTGPDTMFGWHVDRPRYPVLPRRALYATVSASMARASAAAFARALERHRPDFVHAHELYPSGAAAVSLAGRTGVPVIVTVHGSDLYSNLAKPSWTAALCDAASRAAAVVCVGTQLAEDCVRELGIAREHVRVIPDAFDDGIYAPYVRETHGGPTRLLSIGRLVPEKGHDLLLEAVARIITDGSDIELQIVGGGALEGDLRVKAAALSLGDHVRFLGALTGEAMLAAMHRADLYVQASRREGFGLALVEAMATGLPAVATDSGGPGEILTPETGVLVVPGRVDALAEGIEQALDRLGTFDPEAISRSVTARFGRAAVGAQLLGLYRDVAGGKGASDG, from the coding sequence GTGACACGCCCGGCGGACTCAGCGTCGCTGCGCGGCCTGGTGTTCACCAGGCAGTTTCCCAACCCCTCTCAGCCTCATCGAGGGACGTTCGTTGTCGAGCAGATGCGCGCGACCGACACCGATGTCGCGTGGCGTGCCATCGCCCCGGTGCCGTGGGTGCCGCGGGCACTTTCCGGGGTGTCTGGGCGACCCTATGTGACTGGTCCGGACACGATGTTCGGCTGGCATGTCGACCGCCCAAGGTACCCGGTCTTGCCGCGCCGCGCTCTCTATGCGACCGTCTCGGCGTCGATGGCGCGTGCGTCGGCAGCCGCTTTCGCGCGTGCGCTCGAAAGACACCGCCCCGACTTCGTTCACGCGCACGAGCTCTACCCGAGCGGCGCGGCGGCAGTCTCCTTGGCCGGTCGGACTGGTGTGCCCGTGATCGTCACCGTGCACGGTTCCGATCTGTACTCCAACCTCGCGAAGCCGTCATGGACGGCCGCTCTGTGCGATGCAGCGTCGCGCGCCGCAGCGGTGGTGTGCGTCGGGACGCAACTCGCCGAGGACTGCGTTCGCGAACTGGGAATCGCCCGAGAGCACGTCCGGGTGATCCCGGACGCATTCGACGACGGCATCTATGCTCCGTACGTGCGAGAGACGCACGGTGGACCCACGCGACTCCTCTCTATCGGTCGGCTCGTGCCCGAGAAGGGCCACGACCTGCTTCTCGAGGCTGTTGCCCGGATCATCACAGACGGGTCTGACATCGAGCTCCAAATCGTTGGAGGCGGCGCTCTCGAAGGGGACCTGCGCGTGAAGGCTGCCGCGCTCTCACTTGGTGATCACGTGAGATTTCTCGGTGCTCTCACAGGAGAGGCCATGTTGGCGGCCATGCATCGCGCCGACCTCTACGTGCAGGCCTCACGTCGCGAGGGGTTCGGACTGGCGCTCGTGGAAGCTATGGCGACGGGATTGCCGGCGGTTGCCACGGACAGCGGCGGCCCCGGCGAGATCCTGACGCCGGAGACGGGCGTCTTGGTCGTGCCCGGTCGGGTCGACGCCCTCGCCGAAGGGATCGAGCAGGCGCTCGATAGGCTCGGGACCTTCGATCCCGAAGCGATCTCACGCAGTGTGACCGCGCGTTTCGGACGTGCCGCTGTCGGCGCACAGCTGCTGGGCCTGTACCGCGACGTCGCCGGCGGGAAGGGGGCTTCCGATGGGTGA
- a CDS encoding purine-nucleoside phosphorylase, with the protein MEAQRLDVPESDRARYLASGAPVPRVVIVAGSGLGALGELVEDAHTIPFGDLAGFPATASGVAGHAGRIVGGSVDGVPVAVFQGRVHQYQGVSAHGAAYPARFAAAIGASTLIVTNAAGGVSDRMRSGDIVLISDHINLMGTNPLIGWPGPEGGVPFVPMRDAYDPGLRSLARDAAAEEGVALVDGVYAGLLGPSYETSAEVAYLRSVGADVVGMSTVPEVTCARALGLAVLGFSLVTNVAAGEGLSHEEVLEAGARAEAALTRLMLAILREL; encoded by the coding sequence ATGGAAGCTCAGCGCCTAGACGTACCGGAAAGCGACCGAGCGCGGTACCTCGCGAGTGGGGCGCCCGTCCCGCGCGTGGTGATCGTCGCTGGCTCCGGGCTTGGTGCGCTCGGCGAGCTTGTCGAGGACGCACATACGATTCCTTTCGGCGACCTTGCGGGATTCCCGGCGACGGCCTCCGGTGTCGCGGGTCATGCGGGACGCATCGTCGGCGGCAGTGTGGATGGGGTGCCCGTCGCCGTGTTCCAGGGCCGAGTCCACCAGTACCAGGGTGTCAGCGCACATGGCGCGGCCTATCCTGCGCGGTTCGCTGCAGCGATCGGCGCGTCCACTCTCATAGTGACGAACGCGGCCGGAGGCGTGAGCGATCGCATGCGCAGTGGGGACATCGTGCTGATCTCGGACCACATCAACCTCATGGGTACGAACCCGCTCATCGGATGGCCCGGTCCCGAGGGCGGCGTGCCGTTCGTTCCCATGCGTGACGCATACGACCCCGGGCTGCGTTCCCTGGCGCGCGATGCGGCTGCCGAGGAGGGTGTGGCGCTTGTCGACGGGGTGTACGCGGGACTCCTTGGCCCGAGCTACGAGACGTCGGCCGAGGTCGCGTACCTGCGAAGCGTCGGTGCGGATGTCGTGGGGATGTCGACGGTCCCGGAGGTCACTTGTGCGCGGGCGCTCGGATTGGCCGTTCTCGGCTTCTCGCTTGTCACGAACGTTGCGGCGGGCGAGGGTTTGTCGCACGAGGAAGTGCTCGAGGCTGGTGCGCGCGCCGAGGCTGCACTCACGCGGCTGATGCTTGCTATACTACGCGAACTGTAA